The Nicotiana tomentosiformis chromosome 2, ASM39032v3, whole genome shotgun sequence genome includes the window atTATTAATACTACatgggtgaggatgagagtaaaagcacgaagggcaaTGCTGTGCCATTATATTCATATTATTGCATGATGAgaacgagagtaaaagcacgaaggatgatgccgtaccattttcatatcattggtTTGACTGATTTTACCGCTATTGATAATTTACTTGGTTATTTCGTGATTTCATACCTATCGTAGAAGTTATATTTTCCCCTTTTAGCATGTTCCCACCCAGTTTGTACGTTATCATTCTCTGTTATGATTGCTGCTTTATATACACTTGTACATGTTTATTTACgtaggtgtcctgtcatagcctcgtcactacctcgtcgaggttaggctcgacatttacagagtacattgggtcggttgtactcacactatatttatgcacttcttatgcagatactGGTATTAGTCCTAGCGGTGTGTGAGGTGCGTTAGCTCGGACCATTGCAtacggagactcgaggtagatgtgctgacgtccgcagaccttgaagtccccttccttttCCCACTTTTACCGCTCATTTTTTTCGAAACAGTTagtatttatttcatactttgtttgtagacttctagttgctcgtgtactcgtgactccgaATTTCTGGGAGTAATATTATCATGTGATTTATATCGTTACTGTGTTAGACTGGGTTTCTATTTCTCGTTGTATTCTACCATTGTGTTTTAACTGTTAAAATCGgttatttaattatttcacatcggcttgcctagcaagtagatgttaggcgtcatcacgatcccgaggttgggattccgggtcgtgacagaattGGTGCAATCTTTCAAGGGGTTTTTCTTGCTTTCTggcgttccttgttttttggagGGTGCGTGAAGAGGTGTACGGTCTGAAGCGAACCCTGGCTCCCTTCGTCCAAGTCCCCCGATGTGAAAAGGTAAAATAATAGATAGCAATAATGGCAACTAGCCTTGCACCAGCACCAACCCATTGGCCAAGGTAGTAGGAAGTAAAAGCAGCTGAGCAGAAAGCTAACAGACCATTGAGCATTTTCTAGAATGCATACAACATTAATTTAGCCAATTTTCAGCGTTCgtggtttttcaattaaaaatagTTACTAGAATAATTTTTCACCTTTCATGAATAGGTGGTTGGCAAAAACTTTCAAACTCATTGATGTCTgggtataattatatatttttagtgcattaatTACCTTACATTTTAGTATTCGAATGCTAAATTGTACTAtgtttgtgcttaattgagtttattttatgtgtaggtactttGGAGGtgaaattgggagcaaagtagagattttatttGTATTTTATACATTACAAGAATGGATTCatgattatttatttattggaTATATAATGATTAAAGTTTAATATtacaaaagaagacaaaagaaaCAATTGCAAAGAAATGAAAAGTTTAGTAGAAGAATGAGAAACGAAGCAGATTGAAAAGTTAGGCAGCATTGAAAGAACGCCCAAGAAAACATGAAACTTACTGGATTTAGCGTCGGGGCCAGCGCCTagcgctgccctggacgctcgaTGCGGGGACTAGTCCTATTTTATccgggacttggttatttcggccctacacactcccaactcgtataaaaggggtcctaaacctattttggaggggaggatgtttttgagaggaaaacacaagcacagagccgTCGTGGAGGCcgggaattcatcaagttccatctttctcccaccaaacttagtaatttttatgtttctttgtatgatttgtcacttggctaccatgtctatgtggagctaaacttcacgttctagggttgtggttttttcatgactattgttattcggatattgattttgccttcttgatttgtcatattagtttatttattcaatcttacgcttaattatttaattgcttgatcaccaattgaatactatctgcgaatctagaattgaactcgaaagtgaaaattctagattgcatataggattgagtagagcaagttcttgaactcggacATCGGGGAACaaattcgtggttaggatagacatatacctaattgccttgcttgattgatttacaggaattataaatgcgttcttgttgattctaactccatagacatataggcgttaggttagcttgaataggcgagtaagaactcgacagattcttatgagcaatattaactctgtcaaccaataagctagataaattagtcggtcaattcaattgaagaatacaataggattgttagatagcccataaccctagatcgttttcattacattgatatcataaaaatctgctatttctctgttcaaagttcattatttatatttttttatttaattagtttagaatcaaatatttttaggtttaattcttgtttagataattaggatagtctaatatagttaatagttaatcacaagtcctcgtggattcgacatccgacttttagtcactttattacttgacgaccgcgtatacttgtgtgtgcgtttggccgcaacactTATACTTACTCTAATTTATCTCCAGAAACAACAAGAATAATTTCAAAGTGATAAAATTTTAACGATGCTGTCATCTTTGAATCAAAGCCATGCTACATATTAGTTGACATAAATAGGACTGGAAAGGAAGTTAAAGAGATGGAAATCCGCCTGAAGAACGGACGGTTTACTTACAGAGATGAATGGATCATTCTTGAACATTCCATAGGCAAAGAAAGAGAGGCTCATGAGAAAAGTTGCAAGCGATAGATAAAACGGCATGTACTCCACGCTCCTTGTCTTGATCACCAAATTCTGCCCAAAAAATTGTTTCTTAAACCAATCAGTCCGAGGAATGGCGTCTTTACCGTCTTAGGTTATAGTACTTTCTTCATGAAAACTTACAATAATGAATAGTGGAGAAGCAAACATGGAAATGAGAGAAATGACTGATAAATATCCAACAAAAGTTTGCCGACTGGGAGGCTCAAACATATATATGCTGATGGCTACAATAGCAGCAAATACAGCAAAAACGCCAAGCAACAACCCCAACATTTTCAACTGCATTGAACATGAAACGATTATAAGCAAAAGATCCGTTTAAATTAGAAACTTTAGCAGACTTCAATATGTAAGAACCAAGAATGACCTTCTTTGACCGCTCTGCATGTATGATGAAGATGGTGATATATACTAGCTGGAACACTGCTCCAATTGAATTGACAGTGAAAACCAATATAATACCAGGAGATACAATTGGTGTTCCATACCAGAGGCATATTAAGCAATTAATGAGTGCATAGATATAAGGTAATCCAGAAAACTGTTCTGTAGACTTGCTTCTGATGATTCTTCTGAATGTTGGTCTGAAAATTAAAGGAGGGATACCATCAACATCAATGCAACATATTAATCGCTTGTAATACATTGTCACAGTTCAAAGATTCAAGATGCTTACATTGGTGACACGAATAAGACGAACGCGAAGAGGTTACCTGCATTACACATAAACCAAATATTTGGTTAGAAAGTGTAAACTTTTTCCAATTTAGCTGATGCTTTAGGGGAAATTCTAGTGATATGATTGTCAGATTGACTAAAATCTTCATTGTCGGAAAGATTTAGTCGATCGGATAAAAAGATAAGGAATGAGAAGGACAAGAGAGGAAATGATTAGTAAGGAGAGAGTAAGCTGATCTATTCTTCTTTCCTTTCCTTTCTGTCCCTTTTCTATCAGTTACAAGATCTTTCTTCTGACCAATCAACCTGAGCAGGGCTTCAAAAGGTAAATATTACTTAGAAGATAAAGATTTTGGTCCCTTCTCAGAGCCACTTTTGGGAACTTTTGAAGTCATGCTTCTAAAACTAATAAAGCCTTTAGGAGAAATTAGTCTGACTTTTAGTAACTAATCGGATATTCATTAATATGATGCCACTCCAATTTAGTTATTGGTATAGATGCTATCCTCAAATGACAAAACAGATGGACTTAAATGATATCTTTGAATCTAATAGTAAGATTTTCCTAGCATTTATTCATCTTTAGAGTCCATATCCAGAAATTGATGGCAAATTTTTACattcaaaaagagaaaagaacaaaaaacaaCCTTTCCACCCAATTAATACAACCTCCCTCTCCCCTAAAAGAAACAACCAAAAAAAGAAAGGAATAAAGAAAAGGAACCAACTTTCTAAACAAACAATCCTCATTATACACAAAAAGATAAATTAAGTTTAAACAGATATTCTCAAATGATGTGCCAAAAACTTGTCAAACTAGAAGAAAAAGATGGAACCTTTACAAGTGAATAAtgaccaaaaagaaagaagaagaaagttcAAGATTCTGGAGAGCTTTAGTAATGAGATCCAATTCTTCTTGTCCACAAAAGTTTCTTCTCTTTAAATAAAGAAAAAGGGTTGTAAAGAACACTAAAGCAGCAGATCAGTAACGGGAACAAGAAAAGTAAATGGTTGGAATTGGGGTGAGGAAGAAGATTACCTGCAATCCCAGCTGCAAAACTGCAGATTGAATAAGCTGAGTACAATTCACCTACTAGTAACATTCTCTCTTTGTTCAATCAGCTCAAAaaagatttttcttttttaatatatGACAGAAGAAAATCTCAATTTATGTTTCTCTTCCTAgttggaaaaaaagaaaagaatagtaCGGAGAGATTAGGATATATACTACTACTGTAGTTCTGTGATACTACTAGCTTTTGTCAAGTTGGAAATGGTTATGAATGTAATGCCAAATAAGATATATATAGTATACTCCTAGCTGTCTTCCAATGGTGGGACCAGCAGCAGAATAGGAGTATAATTTTTGCACATGCCTATGTTTTATTTCCCCCACTGCGccagaaaaagaaaataagagaaCTAGTTTTAATTATAACAAAAATGTTGTTTGATGCTAAAAAGAAACAAAATGTTGATGATTTACAACAAAAAATAGTATAATGTACCCTTGCGGGTGGCCGAGTTGGTTGAGCAGTAACTTCCCAAATGGGAggtttgaaacccatttgcatatTTTTTCGATCGAGTCCGTCACACAAACTTGTTTATTACAATTTATTTTATACATGAGCGAGGTTTACCTTATGTATACTCAAAGAGGAGCGGTTGTGGGGTCTTtagtaacaaaaaaaaaatattatactatGTGGCCTGCACCCATTATTGGACTTCACCAATAATATGCTGATATTTTTTAGTGAATACTAATTAGGTGTGGCCGAGACTCTGTCTACATCTTCAAATTTGCACATGAATCATTTAGTGAAAAAGAAGAAACATGAATGGGTCCTGTTTTGCTATAGTACACATATATAAATCATGCCTATCTCACTGGCCCATTATCAATTCAATTAGATTTTGTTCTTATTCTGTCAAATGGTCtatgattaaaaaaaaatggcAGTAAAAAGAAACATTTTTTAACTATTTTAGGGTTCAACCTTAATTTGAAAGATGTTGTGGTCGAATCTCACTGGACTTGGTAACACAAAATTGTAAATAAGTCAAAAATACTACTGTTAGAAACTAAAAATGTAAAAAACCTATCCAATTTTGTGAAAAGCTATTCAAATTAGTTAGCAATAGAGGAAAAGGAGTCAACTGTCAACGGGTTTGTAACCAAATAACATCCTCTTTAAGTAAAGATAAGATTAAACAAAAGGGAAATGAAGAAGGAACAATTTATCATGTTTTACTTAAAATATACTTCACATATTCAAGCTTAGGATATTCCATATCCCTTTCGCGGGTGCTATTTGGACCAGCAACTTTTGTCCAAATTAAAATGTATTGTTCGTTTGTTACGACAGATAAGGAATAATTAATCCCGAAACTAAATTTAAGAAAAATTTATCCCATATTTAATTGGTAAAAAACTACGATATAATTAATCCCGAGATTAGTTATCTCGAGATTGTATTATTTTTTTATCCCAATGAAAAGTTGAAATAACTAATTGCGAGATAACCAATCCCCGAATAATTATTTTTGCTATAATTTTTTTCCAACCAAGAACCCTAAAAAGTTGAGCACGTGGTTGCCACGGCTAACATTTCTATAATTTCCATGAAatcattattatattatttacttGGAGTACTGCTTAAAGTGCTTTAAACATGAGTTATCCCTAGTGTCAATGTCAGTATCACacgtttttttctttcttttggagTGGAAGGGGGAGAGGTAGAATTTTGGGAGAATATTCTTTTGATTTAATATGAAATATCAAATGACAGGAAAAAAATGATCAAACTTTTTATGGCCGGCTTACTTGGACTAAATACGGGACTAACATTTAGAAAAGTCTTTAGCCTTTCCCGGTAGTATGTAGCAATTTTGTGGTGGAAAAAAATATGCTCAGCTGCTTCAATGCTAGTTTCACATATATGTCACTAATTACTATTGATGATACGACATTTATTAAGTAAATCGAATGTTTTTATTTTATCAAGGTGTTGAGCTAGCACGTTGACATCGACGTCATTGATGTGCTCATTGTGAGCATTACGCCAGTGATTTTATGGTGTTTTTCGCACAACTGACACTAGCTCcgtgaaatatttttttatattatacaTTTGTAGATCCATATCTTACATATTTGGGTTCACAAAAATCTGGGACCACAAAGTTAGTTGTGCTAGACAAAAAATATGCCTAGTGTGAGGCGCAAAGTAAAAAGGGATCTCTAGAATTTTGCTCTCAAAATTTCGCCGTCACTATAGCAGTGAATAGTGTGCGAACAGCCGCTATAGTGCAAAACAGTACGGTGAACAGTGCCAAACAGTGGCGCGAACAGTGATTTCGCTACTGTTTCGCTGCTGCAGTGTAGTGAATAGTA containing:
- the LOC104099217 gene encoding bidirectional sugar transporter SWEET2a-like, giving the protein MLLVGELYSAYSICSFAAGIAGNLFAFVLFVSPIPTFRRIIRSKSTEQFSGLPYIYALINCLICLWYGTPIVSPGIILVFTVNSIGAVFQLVYITIFIIHAERSKKLKMLGLLLGVFAVFAAIVAISIYMFEPPSRQTFVGYLSVISLISMFASPLFIINLVIKTRSVEYMPFYLSLATFLMSLSFFAYGMFKNDPFISVPNGIGAILGVIQLVLYFRYSKSEEEPRAPLLDSYA